In one Leguminivora glycinivorella isolate SPB_JAAS2020 unplaced genomic scaffold, LegGlyc_1.1 Scaffold6, whole genome shotgun sequence genomic region, the following are encoded:
- the LOC125242098 gene encoding CCAAT/enhancer-binding protein-like, translating into MDSPQMYDATGAPPPPPQPDLKKVGDDKRAPFPPPDLDELNGQEISLDLQHLIEDQFRGEETMALFQEILPGGRSPQPRHFTRTTLAYMPQPVHSGASYAPVPATAAHEQQPPIKEEPPEPHDFRRNVSCAQYTGQYNPQPPVGVSGPYGGGFTSLPPLGAPLLPPLLKHKQTPSRRSSGKAVDKGTDEYRRRRERNNIAVRKSREKAKVRSREVEEKVKTLLREKDALLKRLEAVSGELSLHKQMYVHLINLNHPEITELCRSMLQLGAPHAPDHTL; encoded by the coding sequence ATGGACTCCCCACAGATGTACGATGCGaccggcgcgccgccgccgccgccgcagcccgatCTCAAGAAGGTTGGAGATGACAAGCGCGCGCCCTTCCCGCCCCCGGACCTGGACGAGCTCAATGGCCAGGAGATCAGTCTCGACCTGCAGCACCTCATCGAGGACCAGTTCCGCGGAGAGGAGACCATGGCGCTCTTCCAGGAGATTCTACCTGGTGGCCGCTCTCCGCAGCCGAGACACTTCACACGAACCACTCTGGCTTACATGCCACAGCCGGTACATTCAGGAGCATCATATGCACCTGTTCCGGCTACAGCGGCACATGAACAACAGCCACCAATAAAAGAGGAACCGCCTGAGCCGCATGATTTTAGGCGAAACGTCAGTTGCGCTCAGTATACAGGCCAGTACAACCCCCAACCGCCCGTAGGCGTCAGTGGTCCTTACGGTGGAGGCTTCACCTCCTTACCGCCACTTGGAGCGCCGCTCCTGCCTCCTTTACTCAAACACAAACAGACCCCATCGAGACGCTCCTCTGGAAAAGCGGTAGACAAAGGAACAGACGAATACAGAAGGAGACGCGAGCGCAACAACATAGCTGTGAGAAAATCGCGCGAGAAGGCTAAAGTGCGTTCCAGGGAGGTAGAAGAGAAGGTGAAAACGCTGTTGAGAGAGAAAGACGCGCTGCTGAAGCGGTTGGAGGCGGTGTCGGGGGAACTAAGTTTACATAAACAAATGTACGTGCATCTGATCAACCTGAACCACCCGGAGATCACGGAGCTGTGCCGCTCGATGCTGCAGCTAGGCGCGCCGCATGCGCCCGACCACACGCTCTGA